Proteins encoded by one window of Emticicia oligotrophica DSM 17448:
- a CDS encoding DUF922 domain-containing protein, whose amino-acid sequence MAKVDFKPSFTINGVKDARLDKGNIGIIISSSTQTESLQLQGGLEYNLKRAFTQTIPQTDLPLHLIIKILELRFTETKLPNGNISGHVSIQLAFDRIGKKDTVQLTETTTSTSYIRSNYLMDNKQYEGILNKLLTKSLEYFDKWLLVNGTKHEALVKGIKMIFLPETDVNDSDTIYYHTRKITWDDFRGKPSNSRYGAAIFANFAYSASFEVIDGYIVAKIATKTYMVRGMSWVIPPSLNDYALAHEQLHFDIAKLVAERFKKKVSTMQADLIIDLNSMIQYEYLESYRDMNRLQKQYDTETNHSIIRSAQMLWEQKIQAWLKEIEN is encoded by the coding sequence GAATTATCATTAGTTCTTCAACTCAAACCGAATCACTACAGTTACAAGGAGGCTTAGAATATAATCTGAAAAGAGCATTTACTCAAACAATTCCTCAAACAGACCTACCTTTACATTTGATAATAAAAATTCTTGAATTAAGATTTACAGAAACAAAACTTCCCAATGGTAATATTTCTGGACACGTGAGTATTCAACTTGCATTTGATCGAATAGGAAAGAAAGATACCGTTCAATTAACTGAGACAACTACAAGTACTTCATATATCAGGTCAAACTACTTGATGGATAATAAACAATATGAAGGCATTTTGAATAAATTATTGACCAAATCGCTGGAGTATTTTGATAAGTGGTTGTTGGTGAATGGAACAAAACATGAGGCTTTAGTGAAGGGAATAAAGATGATATTTTTGCCAGAAACTGATGTGAATGATTCAGATACGATTTACTATCATACTCGGAAAATCACTTGGGATGATTTTAGAGGAAAACCATCTAATAGTAGATATGGAGCGGCAATATTTGCCAATTTTGCCTATAGTGCTAGTTTTGAGGTTATTGATGGCTATATTGTTGCAAAAATTGCTACTAAAACATACATGGTTCGAGGTATGTCATGGGTGATACCACCTTCATTAAATGATTATGCATTGGCACATGAGCAATTACACTTCGACATTGCCAAACTTGTTGCCGAGCGTTTCAAAAAGAAAGTTTCAACGATGCAAGCTGATTTAATTATCGACCTAAACAGTATGATTCAATATGAATATTTAGAATCATATCGAGACATGAATCGATTACAAAAACAATATGATACTGAAACCAATCACAGTATTATTCGTTCTGCACAAATGCTTTGGGAGCAAAAAATACAAGCATGGCTCAAAGAAATTGAAAACTAA